Proteins encoded by one window of Candidatus Odinarchaeum yellowstonii:
- the cca gene encoding CCA tRNA nucleotidyltransferase, whose amino-acid sequence MNIEEESLNTLLAKIKERIKPSRELTAKVDGLVNEVKTLICKIVEENNIPVEITLTGSYAKGTWLPQKLEVDVFLMYNSKKDIANRGVTDLEYFKKIFEHWEDRHAQHPYISGVYKGLSIDIVPAVKIRDSTEKVTAVDRSPLHTKYVLSKVNDEMKGEIRLLKSFLIAQKLYGAEIKTKGFSGYLCELLIIYYKKFLNLLKHCLSWREGEIIILEDVKPEDVKKQFTDPLIVIDPVDYNRNVASPVGKETLQKFIKTVREFLEKPSERFFFPVEVTPLKPEEVKNRVKNMFFIITKIPKIPVDNLWGQLHRSLNGIKKFLELNGFEVEAAYVWSNEKNESVFIFKMRKFLRDETEKKLGPPVNTIGEREFREKYESNKRVKAFYIEDGRWVALIRREDYDLKNFLKNKFKNKLEMISLGKNLRSVFQASFEILFEDEILAKYVENKDFAKFLTELLS is encoded by the coding sequence TTGAATATTGAAGAGGAGAGCTTGAACACTCTGCTAGCAAAAATTAAAGAGAGGATAAAGCCTAGCAGAGAATTAACTGCTAAAGTAGATGGTTTAGTAAACGAAGTTAAAACATTAATTTGCAAAATAGTAGAAGAGAACAATATACCAGTAGAGATAACGTTAACAGGCTCATATGCTAAGGGGACATGGCTTCCACAGAAACTAGAAGTAGATGTATTTTTAATGTATAATTCAAAAAAGGATATCGCCAATCGAGGCGTCACAGATTTAGAGTATTTTAAAAAAATATTCGAACACTGGGAGGATAGGCATGCTCAACACCCCTATATAAGCGGAGTATATAAAGGTTTAAGTATTGATATAGTTCCGGCTGTGAAAATCAGGGATTCAACTGAGAAAGTAACAGCTGTTGACAGAAGCCCGCTGCACACTAAATATGTTTTATCTAAGGTTAACGATGAAATGAAAGGGGAGATAAGATTATTAAAAAGTTTTTTAATAGCTCAGAAATTATACGGCGCTGAAATTAAAACAAAAGGATTCTCAGGCTATTTATGCGAGCTTCTGATAATCTATTATAAAAAGTTTCTAAACTTGCTTAAACACTGCTTGAGTTGGAGAGAGGGAGAGATTATAATACTTGAAGACGTAAAACCAGAAGATGTTAAAAAACAGTTCACAGACCCGCTTATAGTAATAGACCCGGTTGATTATAACAGGAACGTAGCCTCGCCAGTCGGCAAGGAAACACTTCAAAAATTTATTAAAACAGTTAGAGAATTCTTGGAAAAACCGAGTGAAAGATTCTTTTTCCCAGTTGAGGTTACGCCTCTAAAACCTGAAGAGGTGAAAAATAGAGTTAAAAACATGTTTTTCATAATAACTAAAATCCCGAAAATACCAGTGGATAATTTATGGGGGCAGCTGCATCGTTCATTAAATGGGATTAAAAAATTTTTAGAACTTAACGGATTTGAAGTAGAAGCTGCCTATGTTTGGTCTAATGAAAAAAATGAGAGCGTGTTTATTTTTAAGATGAGAAAATTTTTACGAGATGAAACTGAGAAAAAACTCGGGCCTCCGGTTAACACTATAGGTGAAAGAGAGTTTCGTGAAAAATATGAGAGTAATAAGCGCGTGAAGGCGTTTTATATTGAAGACGGCAGATGGGTGGCTTTAATTAGAAGAGAAGATTATGATTTGAAAAATTTTTTAAAAAATAAATTTAAAAATAAGCTTGAAATGATCAGTCTAGGTAAAAATCTGAGAAGCGTCTTCCAAGCGAGTTTCGAAATATTGTTCGAGGATGAAATACTAGCTAAATACGTTGAAAATAAAGACTTCGCTAAATTTTTAACCGAATTATTATCTTAA
- the moaA gene encoding GTP 3',8-cyclase MoaA produces the protein MKDRYGRDITNLRISVTQQCNLKCQYCHHEGERDAKEDMMTPDEIAKITSLAAKLGVKKVKITGGEPLLRADITEIIEKIRRINSITEISMTTNGVLLSEKAVKLKKAGLNRVNVSLDTINPVKYNNITGVDALKKVQEGIEKAVSIGLNPVKINMVVLKGINSDEIDTMIKWAQGKQLILQLIELIPLGRLYAQYHDDLKEVEEKLISQATRVVEREMNKRRKYYLKSGVEVEVVRPVHNNEFCAHCTRIRLTSNGFLKPCLMRDDNLQDILTPLRRGADEKDLLEIFKTAVMMREPYYK, from the coding sequence ATAAAAGATCGATACGGTCGAGATATTACAAATCTTCGAATATCAGTAACACAACAATGCAATTTGAAATGCCAATACTGTCATCATGAAGGTGAAAGAGATGCTAAAGAAGATATGATGACGCCGGATGAAATAGCTAAAATTACAAGTTTGGCCGCCAAACTCGGAGTTAAAAAAGTTAAAATCACCGGGGGGGAGCCGCTTCTTCGAGCTGATATAACGGAGATAATAGAAAAAATTAGAAGAATAAACAGTATAACAGAGATTTCGATGACTACTAATGGAGTTTTATTAAGCGAGAAAGCTGTGAAATTAAAAAAAGCTGGATTAAACAGGGTAAATGTAAGCTTAGATACAATCAACCCTGTTAAATATAATAACATAACCGGCGTGGATGCTTTAAAAAAAGTTCAGGAGGGAATTGAAAAAGCTGTAAGCATAGGGCTTAACCCTGTTAAAATTAACATGGTTGTATTAAAAGGCATTAACAGCGATGAAATTGACACTATGATAAAATGGGCTCAAGGCAAACAACTCATACTCCAATTAATAGAGCTTATCCCCTTAGGAAGATTATACGCACAATACCATGATGATTTAAAAGAAGTTGAGGAAAAACTGATCTCCCAAGCCACTCGTGTAGTGGAGAGAGAAATGAATAAAAGAAGAAAATATTATTTGAAATCAGGCGTTGAAGTGGAAGTTGTTAGGCCTGTCCATAACAATGAATTCTGCGCTCATTGTACACGTATAAGGTTAACAAGCAACGGTTTTTTGAAACCGTGTCTTATGAGAGATGACAATCTACAAGATATTTTAACACCCCTTAGAAGAGGTGCAGATGAGAAAGATCTTCTAGAAATATTTAAAACAGCTGTTATGATGAGGGAACCATATTATAAATAG
- a CDS encoding methyltransferase domain-containing protein, with protein sequence MVKLFFYFSGEHEILPSAECKAILEAENIYYNIIREAPRLLLLETEGAAAWKVAERAAYTYIACRLIDIYKLPLKDINIKSLKELNLAEKESFSVRVHLLENKRAYDKIEMEKLIGSKIIEASLNSLKVKLQSPRYEFIGVVTGGELYLGLLVAKTDRKAIDKRSGKYRPYFQPGVINPRLARAMVNLARAKSGDLFIEPFIGTGGIALEAGLQGCRIIGLDIKKKMIYASKKNLNYYNVKYELAIGDARNIPFTKFDCGAGDPPYGISTSTIGEDTKTLIEETLKNIQHLIKPGGYFTIAFPATVKLDSLLNDLKITLIEVFDIYVHKSLTRRIAVLRR encoded by the coding sequence ATGGTTAAACTATTTTTCTATTTTTCCGGCGAACATGAGATACTTCCCTCAGCTGAGTGTAAAGCTATACTAGAAGCGGAGAATATTTATTATAATATAATAAGAGAAGCCCCTAGACTTCTACTCTTAGAAACAGAGGGGGCAGCTGCTTGGAAGGTGGCGGAGCGAGCCGCCTACACTTATATAGCCTGCCGTCTAATAGATATTTATAAACTTCCCCTCAAAGATATTAATATAAAATCGTTAAAAGAATTGAATCTTGCTGAAAAAGAGAGCTTCTCTGTGAGAGTCCACCTGTTAGAGAACAAGAGAGCATACGATAAAATTGAGATGGAAAAACTCATAGGGTCTAAGATCATAGAAGCTAGTTTAAACAGTTTAAAAGTTAAACTTCAATCCCCAAGATATGAATTTATAGGTGTAGTGACCGGCGGCGAACTTTATTTAGGTCTACTAGTAGCGAAAACAGATCGAAAAGCGATAGATAAAAGAAGCGGAAAGTATAGACCGTACTTTCAACCCGGTGTAATAAATCCTAGACTCGCTCGAGCTATGGTTAACCTCGCACGTGCAAAATCCGGCGATTTATTCATAGAACCGTTTATTGGAACAGGTGGAATAGCCTTAGAAGCTGGTCTCCAAGGATGTCGGATTATAGGATTAGATATCAAGAAAAAAATGATTTACGCTTCAAAAAAGAATCTTAATTACTATAATGTTAAATATGAATTAGCGATAGGGGATGCTCGAAACATACCTTTCACTAAATTTGACTGCGGAGCCGGCGACCCGCCTTACGGTATATCAACTTCAACTATCGGAGAGGATACTAAAACTCTGATAGAGGAAACTCTTAAGAACATCCAGCACTTAATAAAGCCTGGAGGATATTTCACTATCGCATTCCCAGCGACCGTGAAATTGGATTCACTACTAAACGACTTGAAAATAACATTAATCGAAGTATTTGATATTTACGTTCACAAAAGTTTAACTAGACGCATCGCCGTTTTGAGGAGGTAG
- the hypE gene encoding hydrogenase expression/formation protein HypE codes for MDYITLSHGAGGSVMQDFIKKHILSKLGGSNFEVPLEALDDAAVVDGIVLKSDNHTVKPIFFPGGDLGRISICGTVNDIAAVGGEPIALAAGFIIEEGLPVSDFDKIVESMKEACDEAGVYVVTGDTKVIEKGGLDKFVVNVSGIGKRSRFLDSNIEVTRSFREFNSRWLLDSNIRDGDVIISSGYIGDHGVALLSFREGYGFESSVKSDVAPLNKLVEEALKIGGVVAMKDPTRGGLANLLNEWAEKSKIGIKVYEDKIPIRESVKAACAMLGIDPLEIGNEGKMIIATVKEKAEDVLQAIRKHKYGRDAEIIGEATVKFQGVVLETELGGRRILPPPLGDPVPRIC; via the coding sequence ATGGATTATATCACGCTATCGCATGGAGCTGGCGGAAGCGTCATGCAGGACTTTATTAAAAAGCATATTCTGAGTAAACTAGGTGGAAGCAACTTCGAAGTCCCTCTTGAAGCATTAGATGACGCAGCTGTTGTTGATGGAATCGTTCTGAAATCAGACAATCACACGGTTAAACCTATATTTTTCCCAGGCGGGGATTTAGGGAGAATCTCTATATGCGGAACTGTCAACGATATAGCCGCCGTAGGCGGAGAACCCATAGCTTTAGCAGCCGGCTTCATCATAGAAGAAGGATTACCAGTCTCAGACTTCGATAAAATAGTTGAAAGCATGAAAGAGGCGTGCGATGAAGCTGGAGTCTACGTGGTGACCGGGGATACCAAAGTTATTGAAAAAGGTGGTTTAGATAAATTTGTGGTAAACGTTTCAGGAATAGGGAAAAGAAGCAGATTCTTAGACAGCAATATAGAAGTGACCCGCTCTTTCAGAGAGTTTAACTCAAGATGGTTACTTGACTCTAATATTAGAGATGGCGACGTGATAATTTCATCAGGGTATATAGGAGATCACGGCGTCGCCTTATTATCTTTCAGAGAAGGCTACGGTTTTGAAAGCAGTGTGAAATCGGATGTAGCGCCTCTCAACAAGCTTGTTGAAGAAGCTCTTAAAATCGGTGGCGTTGTAGCGATGAAGGATCCTACTAGGGGAGGGCTTGCCAACTTACTTAATGAATGGGCGGAGAAATCTAAAATAGGGATTAAAGTTTATGAGGATAAGATACCTATCAGAGAAAGCGTGAAAGCAGCATGTGCTATGCTTGGAATAGATCCTCTAGAGATTGGAAACGAGGGTAAAATGATTATAGCCACTGTTAAAGAGAAAGCCGAAGACGTTCTACAAGCTATAAGGAAACATAAATATGGAAGAGACGCGGAGATAATAGGGGAAGCTACAGTAAAATTTCAAGGTGTTGTTTTAGAAACGGAACTTGGAGGTAGAAGAATTCTCCCGCCGCCTTTAGGCGACCCTGTCCCCAGAATATGCTAA
- the fliE gene encoding flagellar hook-basal body complex protein FliE, with product MVKLIGITGMPGAGKNAAHKVAAELGIPIVSMGDIVRKEAERLGLPLTCEVLGGVALCLRAEGQDAIAKRAQRQIAKLLKSNPQPKVILIDGIRSIEEWKYFRRVHKKITLVAIVASPKTRFERLVKRKRSDDYDNWSSFENRDLREILLGIGGVIALADYTVINESTLEDLHNNLLKIFKKVIEEDC from the coding sequence ATGGTTAAACTAATCGGTATAACTGGAATGCCCGGAGCTGGTAAGAATGCCGCTCATAAAGTGGCAGCGGAGCTAGGTATACCTATAGTATCTATGGGGGATATTGTTAGAAAAGAGGCTGAGCGCCTTGGTTTACCTTTAACATGCGAGGTTTTAGGTGGTGTAGCTTTATGTCTGCGTGCTGAGGGTCAAGATGCTATCGCTAAGAGAGCTCAGAGGCAAATAGCTAAACTCCTCAAATCAAACCCTCAGCCTAAAGTGATTCTAATAGACGGTATTAGGAGCATTGAAGAATGGAAGTATTTTAGAAGAGTACATAAAAAAATCACGTTGGTCGCTATCGTTGCGTCTCCTAAAACAAGATTTGAGAGACTTGTTAAACGTAAAAGATCTGATGATTATGATAACTGGTCCTCATTCGAGAACCGTGATTTAAGGGAGATTCTTCTAGGTATAGGCGGCGTCATAGCGTTAGCCGATTACACCGTGATAAATGAATCCACTTTAGAGGATTTACATAATAATCTTCTTAAAATTTTTAAGAAGGTCATTGAAGAAGACTGTTGA
- a CDS encoding histone deacetylase: protein MPKTGIVISRSYMNHHPGLSHPESPDRIKSIYDSLQNRSLLNNSKIKLYEPLTALVPEVKLVHSEEYINKIKSLCEAGGGPLDLDTFASPETYRTALLAVGGGLTAANRVLEGEVKNAFAFIRPPGHHAGFSKARGFCFFNNIAVLAAYLNKIKKFNRIMIVDLDVHHGNGTQEIFYSSPYTLYLSLHQDGRTLYPGTGFPSDMGVGEGEGHIVNVPLPPGTGDKTYINALEEILYPLADLFKPEVLLVSWGFDTYHRDGLANLKLTSQAYTKITNIILQAASKHSSDRLIILLEGGYNISMLGNLASNVVAALASLDDVYREPDLAEDPGIERYVKKLIQDLKTELKRIWGPL, encoded by the coding sequence ATGCCTAAAACAGGTATCGTAATAAGCCGCAGTTATATGAATCATCATCCAGGTTTAAGCCACCCTGAATCACCGGATAGAATTAAATCTATTTATGATTCTCTTCAAAACCGCTCGCTTTTAAACAACTCAAAAATAAAATTATATGAGCCGTTAACCGCTTTAGTGCCTGAAGTTAAACTCGTTCATTCTGAAGAATATATTAACAAGATTAAGAGTTTATGCGAAGCAGGAGGAGGTCCCCTTGACTTAGACACTTTCGCATCCCCTGAGACCTATAGAACCGCGTTACTTGCAGTCGGCGGTGGTTTAACAGCCGCTAATAGAGTTTTAGAAGGAGAAGTGAAAAACGCGTTCGCTTTTATACGCCCTCCTGGTCATCACGCCGGTTTCTCAAAGGCACGTGGATTCTGTTTCTTCAATAATATAGCTGTTTTAGCCGCATACTTAAATAAAATTAAAAAATTTAATAGAATTATGATAGTTGACTTAGACGTCCACCACGGCAATGGAACACAGGAAATATTTTATTCATCCCCTTACACATTGTATTTAAGTCTTCACCAAGACGGGCGAACACTTTACCCTGGCACAGGCTTCCCATCTGATATGGGCGTAGGTGAAGGTGAAGGCCATATAGTGAACGTTCCACTTCCCCCAGGGACAGGTGATAAAACTTATATAAACGCTTTAGAAGAAATACTTTACCCTTTAGCGGACTTATTTAAACCTGAAGTGCTCCTTGTTTCATGGGGATTTGACACTTACCACAGGGATGGTTTAGCTAATTTAAAGTTAACTTCTCAAGCATATACCAAAATCACTAACATTATCCTACAGGCAGCTTCTAAGCATAGCAGCGACCGTTTAATCATATTACTAGAAGGCGGTTACAATATTTCAATGTTAGGTAACCTAGCTTCAAACGTGGTTGCAGCTTTAGCTAGTTTAGATGATGTTTACCGCGAGCCTGATCTTGCAGAGGATCCTGGAATTGAAAGATACGTTAAGAAGCTTATTCAAGATTTAAAAACTGAACTTAAGAGAATCTGGGGGCCGCTTTAA
- a CDS encoding transglutaminase-like domain-containing protein: MQQPFAFTTVNNGIVDFYYVNYNVEFNITFTNLGASAISNLEIWVASINNRTTGGLYESNLQNAYLTYMNPTPQAVLRDVNNPDNQLLYFNASIPGYSNYSIILRYNISSFEKMWLINPTVIENYNTSSEIYLNYTKPEPFIESDNPTIVAFATQLAAGVENPLLTVKKFYDWVSTNIRYQIQTEEHGALWALENMRGDCSEYADLFIALCRACGIPARKVLGWAFSDLVENQYLSFHRYTSYSAHAWVEVYFERYGWIVFDPTWGNSGFYYFSRVDPFHLAAIIGENVSTTGFNTTEFSFIAYRVSGSPNLSYDFTITLEVAALASLIKYYSFESLLIIGSVLAVVLFISGLISKRALKRALKSV; encoded by the coding sequence ATGCAACAGCCTTTCGCCTTCACAACTGTAAATAACGGTATTGTCGATTTTTATTATGTAAATTACAACGTGGAATTTAATATCACCTTCACTAATCTAGGGGCATCCGCTATAAGTAACCTTGAAATATGGGTCGCCTCGATTAATAATAGAACTACCGGGGGTTTATACGAATCCAATCTACAAAACGCGTATTTAACTTATATGAATCCTACACCACAAGCCGTGCTACGCGATGTTAATAATCCTGATAATCAGCTTTTATATTTTAACGCCTCTATTCCCGGTTATTCAAATTATAGTATAATTTTACGTTATAATATTTCTTCTTTTGAAAAGATGTGGTTAATTAACCCTACTGTAATCGAGAATTATAATACTTCAAGTGAAATCTACTTAAACTACACTAAACCTGAACCCTTCATAGAATCGGACAATCCTACAATAGTAGCTTTCGCAACTCAGCTTGCAGCTGGAGTTGAAAATCCTTTATTAACTGTGAAAAAATTCTACGACTGGGTTTCCACTAATATTCGATATCAGATTCAAACTGAAGAGCATGGCGCTCTATGGGCTTTAGAGAATATGAGAGGAGATTGCTCCGAGTACGCTGATCTATTTATAGCGTTATGTAGGGCTTGCGGGATTCCTGCTAGAAAAGTTTTAGGCTGGGCTTTTTCAGATTTAGTCGAAAACCAGTACCTAAGTTTTCATCGTTATACAAGTTATTCAGCTCACGCTTGGGTTGAAGTTTACTTTGAACGATATGGTTGGATCGTATTTGATCCTACGTGGGGTAATTCAGGCTTCTATTATTTCAGCCGGGTTGATCCATTTCACCTAGCTGCAATAATCGGTGAGAATGTTTCAACTACAGGTTTTAATACCACGGAATTCAGTTTTATAGCTTACAGAGTTAGTGGATCACCGAATCTTTCATATGATTTTACCATTACCTTGGAGGTTGCGGCGTTAGCATCTCTGATTAAATATTACAGTTTTGAATCATTATTAATTATCGGATCAGTGTTAGCTGTGGTATTATTTATTTCAGGTTTAATTTCTAAGCGCGCTTTAAAAAGAGCTTTAAAATCTGTTTAG
- a CDS encoding AAA family ATPase, with translation MKHKKDAVDIVNESRIGETVSADKTAGASLPVAKKVVLRPVGYPLRTVEEGKSPEITTDDAELFSAYATDQWNGTLVKKNSFLFDQYIYPDFAFKVVSCKPKEGHITYKTKIILENTVKTPSFSRVKVSMDDIIGQSKAKEKCLIIKKYLLEPAKFGEWAPKNVLFYGPPGTGKTMMALALANETKAGIFLSKATDLIGAHVGGGARRIHQLFENAVSLAPSIIFIDELDAIGLDRRFQSIRGDVSEVVNALLSELDGLNPNLGVVTIGATNAPDILDPALRSRFEDEIEFTLPTREERVKLIELYASRLPYKIEIDAEKVADLLEGFSGRDIKEKFIKALLHKAIIANRSIIDSKMVVEHLKSLISFRNERKPKQLYM, from the coding sequence ATGAAGCATAAAAAAGACGCGGTGGACATAGTTAACGAGTCTAGAATAGGTGAAACGGTCTCCGCGGATAAAACCGCGGGGGCTTCTCTTCCCGTTGCCAAAAAAGTTGTTCTGAGACCTGTAGGCTATCCTTTAAGAACTGTGGAGGAAGGTAAATCTCCGGAGATTACAACAGATGACGCTGAATTATTCAGTGCATATGCGACAGATCAGTGGAATGGGACTCTTGTTAAAAAGAACAGTTTTCTTTTCGATCAGTATATTTATCCAGATTTCGCTTTCAAAGTAGTTTCGTGCAAACCTAAAGAAGGTCATATAACATATAAAACAAAAATTATTCTGGAGAACACGGTTAAAACCCCCTCTTTTAGTAGAGTTAAAGTTAGCATGGATGATATTATAGGTCAGAGTAAAGCTAAGGAGAAATGTCTGATAATTAAAAAATACTTGTTGGAGCCTGCTAAATTCGGGGAGTGGGCTCCTAAAAATGTATTATTCTACGGTCCTCCTGGAACAGGTAAAACGATGATGGCTTTAGCTCTAGCGAACGAGACTAAAGCAGGTATATTTCTTTCTAAAGCCACTGATTTAATAGGAGCTCATGTAGGCGGGGGCGCTCGGCGTATTCACCAACTCTTCGAAAATGCGGTAAGCCTGGCTCCTTCGATAATATTCATAGACGAGCTTGATGCTATCGGCTTAGATAGGAGGTTTCAATCAATTAGAGGCGATGTGTCGGAGGTAGTTAATGCTTTATTATCTGAACTGGACGGTCTTAACCCTAATCTCGGTGTTGTCACAATAGGCGCCACTAACGCGCCGGATATTCTCGACCCGGCTTTGAGAAGTAGATTTGAAGATGAAATAGAGTTCACTTTACCTACTCGAGAGGAGCGTGTTAAATTAATAGAACTTTACGCTAGCCGCCTACCATATAAGATAGAAATAGACGCTGAGAAAGTAGCTGATCTTTTAGAAGGTTTCTCTGGTAGAGATATTAAAGAAAAATTTATAAAGGCCCTTCTTCATAAGGCTATAATCGCTAACCGGTCTATCATAGATTCGAAGATGGTTGTAGAGCATTTGAAGAGTTTAATATCTTTTAGAAATGAGCGTAAACCTAAACAATTATATATGTAA
- a CDS encoding ribonuclease Z has translation MEVIFLGTSGGMPTVERLGPAIALRKNGEIILLDCGEGAQIQMQKAGLSVVKIRTILLSHLHGDHVAGLPGMLMTMGLLNKNKPLRIIGPLGVFKFVHCLKETVKLGITYPIQIIELKDEIEEVQLENIKIKAVKAFHKDILAYSYILEERSRPGRFDPEKAMLLGVPEGELWGRLQAGEKIVLNNITVTPQQVLGPPRKGLKIVYTGDTRPNPKLEELSFEADMLIHESTFNEEHYDKAQEYGHSTAVEAAKTARQASVKKLVLFHISPRYTDTNVMLENAKKYFENTIIATDLLRIVVPYQD, from the coding sequence ATGGAAGTCATCTTTCTAGGAACGTCAGGTGGGATGCCAACCGTTGAAAGATTGGGCCCAGCTATAGCTTTAAGAAAAAATGGGGAGATAATTCTTTTAGACTGCGGTGAAGGCGCTCAAATCCAGATGCAGAAAGCAGGGCTCAGCGTAGTGAAAATAAGAACAATATTACTCTCCCATCTTCACGGTGACCACGTAGCAGGGTTACCTGGAATGTTAATGACTATGGGGTTACTTAATAAAAATAAACCTTTACGTATTATTGGGCCGCTGGGGGTTTTTAAATTTGTACATTGTTTAAAGGAGACGGTTAAACTAGGGATCACTTATCCTATTCAAATAATAGAGTTGAAAGATGAAATTGAAGAAGTACAATTAGAGAATATTAAAATAAAAGCGGTTAAAGCGTTTCATAAAGATATCCTCGCCTACTCTTATATCTTAGAGGAGAGAAGCAGACCTGGAAGATTCGACCCTGAGAAAGCTATGTTATTAGGGGTTCCTGAAGGTGAGTTATGGGGTAGACTTCAAGCGGGAGAGAAAATAGTCCTCAACAATATCACTGTTACACCTCAACAGGTTTTAGGACCTCCGCGTAAAGGTCTTAAAATAGTATACACGGGGGATACCAGACCGAACCCTAAACTAGAAGAGCTATCATTCGAAGCGGATATGTTAATTCACGAAAGCACCTTCAACGAAGAACATTACGATAAAGCCCAAGAATACGGGCATTCAACCGCTGTTGAAGCGGCTAAAACAGCACGCCAAGCCTCGGTTAAGAAACTAGTATTATTTCACATAAGCCCCCGCTACACGGATACTAATGTAATGCTTGAAAACGCTAAAAAGTACTTTGAGAATACAATAATAGCTACAGATCTTCTAAGGATAGTTGTTCCTTATCAAGATTAA
- the thpR gene encoding RNA 2',3'-cyclic phosphodiesterase, with amino-acid sequence MNYIRVFIAADIDDKEIVEKISVVKNSFSDGNIKIKFVEDENLHLTLKFIGEVDERLIPQIEEKMLNIKAAAFTITLKNIGVFTPRYPRVLWIGIENGLAELVKLASAINTNLNSLGFRLEKDFTPHLTIGRIKYVKDKRQLIERIQALKNLDFGSMLIRCFKLKKSTLTPAGPIYQTIKEFKLEGV; translated from the coding sequence ATGAATTATATAAGAGTGTTTATAGCCGCGGATATAGATGACAAAGAAATCGTGGAGAAAATCAGCGTTGTTAAAAACAGTTTCAGCGATGGAAATATTAAAATAAAATTCGTAGAGGACGAAAACCTTCACTTAACATTAAAGTTTATAGGAGAAGTTGATGAGCGATTAATACCTCAAATCGAGGAGAAAATGCTAAATATCAAAGCAGCAGCTTTCACAATCACGCTCAAAAATATAGGAGTGTTCACACCAAGATATCCTAGAGTCTTATGGATAGGAATTGAAAACGGCTTAGCGGAGTTGGTGAAATTAGCCTCTGCGATAAACACTAACTTAAATTCTTTAGGTTTCCGATTGGAAAAAGACTTCACACCGCATCTAACAATAGGCCGAATAAAATATGTTAAAGATAAACGCCAGTTAATTGAGAGAATTCAGGCTTTAAAAAACTTAGATTTCGGATCTATGCTCATTAGATGCTTTAAACTTAAGAAAAGTACACTTACACCAGCAGGTCCGATATACCAAACCATTAAAGAGTTTAAATTAGAAGGTGTTTAA